The following coding sequences lie in one Syngnathoides biaculeatus isolate LvHL_M chromosome 16, ASM1980259v1, whole genome shotgun sequence genomic window:
- the LOC133514963 gene encoding uncharacterized protein LOC133514963 isoform X3 has product MPASAQQALVCILLLWTAVLAVIQAAWLVVHFSAAGRRCPEPAGAASHEPVPFRSNLSSPREAPPQWGEGGMLTYAAVGGGQTIKWLGRHQNPELMSESGDSLAVMKDGYYFLGLQVTLSSCAEADRQINVSLKRGGRILLRGRIHPKTCSTGLLGKAEVLSAGGEALEVIVSPPSGNVDYTEALTHLDVIYMFKP; this is encoded by the exons ATGCCAGCGTCCGCCCAGCAAGCCCTCGTCTGCATCCTCCTGCTGTGGACCGCCGTCCTGGCCGTCATCCAGGCGGCGTGGCTCGTCGTGCACTTCTCGGCCGCCGGCCGCCGCTGCCCG GAGCCAGCCGGCGCCGCGTCACACGAGCCCGTCCCGTTCAGGAGCAACCTTTCG TCGCCACGTGAAGCTCCGCCTCAGTGGGGCGAAGGCGGAATGCTCACCTACGCAGCTGTTGGAG GAGGCCAAACAATCAAATGGCTGGGGAGGCATCAGAACCCAGAGCTCATGTCGGAGTCGGGGGACAGTCTGGCGGTCATGAAGGACGGCTATTACTTCCTGGGCCTGCAGGTGACGCTGTCCTCGTGCGCGGAGGCCGACCGGCAGATCAACGTGAGCCTGAAGCGCGGCGGCCGGATCCTCTTGCGGGGCCGCATCCACCCCAAGACCTGCAGCACGGGCCTCCTGGGCAAGGCGGAGGTGTTGTCCGCGGGCGGGGAAGCGCTGGAGGTCATCGTCAGCCCTCCGAGCGGGAATGTGGATTACACCGAGGCCCTCACCCACCTGGATGTCATCTACATGTTCAAGCCGTAG
- the LOC133514961 gene encoding tumor necrosis factor ligand superfamily member 14-like, producing MRQQPSCANVSQSRPAAPPPPPRAGRGPRRCGSTQTVLVVLVSSALIGLVLEAALISYLHSSFFGPAPSPSSSKLSAEKNASLQASKHHNSLSKTFAQPTDKNPSVKTSKRPNHLSKTPTHLIDNKASLQTSNKPVAHLIGGADGVPGKGVVGWSLISNHILRGVAYKDGSLVIRREGLYYVYSKVRFSQRGRGGAFHHTVMLRSPRHSAGVVLLQSRKSSWEGENSADTFLAGVFHLYQHDAVFVKVSDTSQIVQVIANENVFGAFMI from the exons ATGAGGCAGCAGCCGTCGTGCGCGAATGTGTCGCAAAGCCGCCCCGCGGCCCCTCCGCCGCCCCCCCGAGCGGGCCGGGGCCCTCGGCGCTGCGGGTCGACTCAGACGGTTCTGGTGGTGCTGGTGAGCTCGGCTTTGATCGGGCTGGTCCTGGAGGCTGCGCTCATCTCCTAcctgcactccagtttcttcggACCG GCGCCGTCACCGTCCTCCTCCAAATTGAGCGCAG aaaaaaatgcatctctCCAAGCTTCCAAACATCATAACTCTCTTTCCAAAACATTTGCACAACCAACGG ACAAAAATCCATCAGTAAAGACTTCCAAACGTCCGAATCATCTTTCCAAAACACCTACACACTTGATAG ATAACAAGGCATCCCTTCAGACATCCAACAAACCGGTCGCGCACCTGATAG GCGGCGCGGACGGCGTCCCCGGCAAAGGAGTCGTCGGGTGGAGCCTGATCTCGAACCACATCCTGCGAGGCGTGGCCTACAAGGACGGAAGCCTGGTGATCCGCCGGGAGGGCCTTTACTACGTCTACTCCAAAGTGCGCTTTTCCcaacgggggagggggggcgccTTCCACCACACGGTCATGCTGCGCAGCCCCAGGCACTCGGCCGGCGTCGTCCTGCTGCAGTCCAGGAAGTCCTCGTGGGAGGGCGAGAACAGCGCCGACACTTTCCTGGCCGGGGTCTTCCACTTGTACCAGCACGACGCCGTCTTCGTCAAAGTCAGCGACACGTCCCAAATAGTGCAGGTCATCGCTAACGAGAACGTCTTCGGCGCATTTATGATATAA
- the LOC133514962 gene encoding transmembrane emp24 domain-containing protein 1-like, producing the protein MARTCWLALGVILAAAVARASSPASSQDLEFTFLLPAGSKDCFYQTVDKENSLEFEYQVIGESNLDVNFVMFSPGGRRDFDDHRRPHGIHKVERTERGDYQMCFDNTFSKMKEKLLFFTLIISNPNSTAQDGRSVDAAAAAANSTAVGKTLELRLADFRARLVAMNSQIQRSRVIQLMLRTFDKRDQRLQDNNLWRVSFWSGVSVVVILGVAAAQVRMLESFFPAS; encoded by the exons ATGGCGCGAACCTGTTGGCTGGCACTGGGGGTCATTttggccgccgccgtcgcccggGCTTCATCTCCGGCGTCCAGTCAGGACTTGGAGTTTACCTTCTTGTTGCCGGCGGGCAGCAAAGACTGCTTCTACCAGACCGTAGACAAGGAGAACAGCCTGGAATTTGAATACCAA GTGATCGGCGAGTCGAATCTGGACGTCAACTTCGTCATGTTTTCGCCCGGCGGCCGGCGGGACTTCGACGACCACCGGAGACCTCACGGCATCCACAA GGTGGAGCGGACCGAACGAGGCGACTACCAGATGTGCTTTGACAACACCTTCAGCAAGATGAAGGAGAAATTGTTGTTCTTCACGCTCATCATCAGCAACCCCAACAGCACGGCCCAAGATGGCCGCTCCgtggacgccgccgccgccgccgccaactCCACAGCCGTCGGCAAGACCTTGGAGTTAAGGCTGGCGGACTTCAGG GCGCGCCTGGTTGCGATGAACTCGCAGATCCAAAGGAGCCGCGTGATCCAGCTCATGTTGAGGACCTTCGACAAGCGGGACCAGCGTCTGCAGGACAACAACCTGTGGAGGGTCAGCTTCTGGTCCGGCGTCAGCGTCGTCGTCATCCTGGGCGTGGCCGCAGCGCAGGTTCGCATGCTCGAGTCGTTCTTTCCAGCGAGCTAG